The following proteins are encoded in a genomic region of Fusarium oxysporum f. sp. lycopersici 4287 chromosome 1, whole genome shotgun sequence:
- a CDS encoding D-lactate dehydrogenase (cytochrome), with product MASLQLRAQRAALRSLRTPTTASCRTMRLPASFSRSYATEIEPERPNKNTPTRQSNETKVGRTFQGQVMGSIGSRLRREREQREKYEEWRNMTDPTRNWMVTFVFLSGVGISYWLGTYWPRDPEPTSTLPLNKSKAPKHNTKLENMQAAWADFVKIVGQDNVSTAENDLEHHATSSWSSHQAGPEDRPFCIVYPSSTEEVSEIMKVCHKRKIPVTGYSGGTSLEGHFTPTRKGISIDFGRMNKIINLHKEDLDVVVQPAMGWEALNDHLGHEGLFFPPDPGPGAMIGGMIGTGCSGTNAYRYGTMREWVLSLTVVLADGTVIKTRQRPRKSSAGYDLTKLFIGSEGTLGLVTEATLKVTVKPESTSVAVCSFPSIRHAATCVSKVVAQGIPVAAVEILDDNQMKCINDAGMTSRAWTEAATLFFKFAGTPAGVKEQVAQVQGLAKQSGSKTFEFAKSQEEQDELWSARKEALWSTTAVKKPGDHVWTGDVAVPMSKLPDLIEATKEDMAKSGLFASIVGHVGDGNFHTILLYNDAQRAKAEAVVHRMVKKAVEMEGTVTGEHGVGLVKRDYLPHELGESTVDAMRQIKKAFDPLCLLNCDKVVRVQKPKKGEVDEW from the exons ATGGCTTCTCTTCAATTGCGCGCTCAGCGTGCTGCTCTTCGGAGCTTGCGGACACCCACCACAGCTAGTTGTAGAACTATGAGGCTACCTGCGTCTTTCTCCCGCTCTTACGCTACCGAGATCGAGCCCGAAAGGCCGAATAAGAATACCCCCACCCGACAGAGTAACGAGACAAAGGTGGGAAGGACGTTCCAAGGACAGGTTATGGGCAGTATTGGATCTCGATTAAGGCGTGAGCGGGAGCAGAGGGAGAAGTACGAGGAGTGGCGCAACATGACAGATCCTACACGGAACTGGATGGTGACATTTG TCTTCCTCTCGGGCGTTGGTATTTCATACTGGCTTGGTACATATTGGCCAAGAGACCCCGAACCTACGTCGACACTGCCTCTCAACAAGTCCAAAGCTCCCAAGCACAACACGAAACTCGAGAATATGCAGGCTGCCTGGGCCGACTTTGTCAAGATTGTCGGCCAAGACAATGTCAGCACCGCTGAGAACGACCTCGAACACCATGCCACATCCAGTTGGTCCTCTCATCAGGCTGGCCCCGAAGACCGTCCCTTTTGCATTGTCTATCCCTCAAGCACTGAAGAGGTGTCTGAGATTATGAAGGTTTGCCATAAGCGCAAGATTCCCGTTACAGGCTACAGCGGCGGCACCAGTCTCGAAGGTCACTTCACACCTACCCGCAAGGGCATCTCTATCGACTTTGGCCGTATGAACAAAATTATCAACCTTCACAAGGAGGATCTCGATGTCGTTGTCCAGCCTGCGATGGGCTGGGAAGCTCTAAATGACCACCTGGGGCATGAGggtctcttcttccctcccGACCCTGGCCCTGGCGCTATGATTGGAGGCATGATTGGCACTGGGTGCAGTGGCACCAATGCCTATCGCTATGGTACCATGCGCGAGTGGGTTCTCAGCTTGACTGTCGTTCTTGCTGATGGTACTGTCATTAAGACCCGGCAGCGACCTCGCAAGAGCTCTGCTGGCTACGATCTCACGAAGCTGTTTATTGGTTCCGAGGGTACCCTTGGTCTCGTGACTGAGGCTACTCTCAAGGTTACCGTCAAGCCTGAGTCTACCAGCGTCGCTGTCTGCAGTTTCCCCTCGATCCGCCATGCCGCTACTTGTGTGAGCAAGGTTGTGGCCCAGGGCATCCCCGTCGCTGCTGTCGAGATTCTCGACGACAACCAGATGAAGTGCATCAACGATGCCGGAATGACATCACGAGCATGGACAGAGGCAGCCACACTCTTTTTCAAGTTCGCCGGAACTCCCGCCGGTGTCAAGGAGCAGGTTGCCCAAGTGCAGGGGCTCGCTAAGCAGTCTGGCAGCAAGACCTTTGAGTTTGCTaagagccaagaagagcaGGACGAGCTGTGGAGTGCACGAAAGGAGGCTCTCTGGAGTACCACAGCTGTCAAGAAGCCTGGCGACCACGTGTGGACAGGCGATGTTGCTGTGCCCATGAGCAAGCTACCAGATCTGATTGAGGCGACCAAAGAGGATATGGCAAAGAGTGGCCTGTTTGCTTCTATCGTAGGACATGTCGGTGACGGCAACTTCCACACTATTCTGCTGTACAACGATGCTCAGCGTGCAaaggctgaggctgttgTCCATCGcatggtcaagaaggctgttgagatggagggtACCGTAACGGGTGAGCACGGCGTTGGACTTGTCAAGCGGGATTATCTCCCTCATGAGCTTGGCGAGTCTACAGTTGACGCTATGCGACAG atcaagaaggccttTGATCCTCTATGTTTGCTCAACTGTGACAAGGTTGTGCGGGTACAAAAACccaagaagggagaggtCGACGAGTGGTAG
- a CDS encoding D-lactate dehydrogenase (cytochrome), protein MASLQLRAQRAALRSLRTPTTASCRTMRLPASFSRSYATEIEPERPNKNTPTRQSNETKVGRTFQGQVMGSIGSRLRREREQREKYEEWRNMTDPTRNWMVTFVFLSGVGISYWLGTYWPRDPEPTSTLPLNKSKAPKHNTKLENMQAAWADFVKIVGQDNVSTAENDLEHHATSSWSSHQAGPEDRPFCIVYPSSTEEVSEIMKVCHKRKIPVTGYSGGTSLEGHFTPTRKGISIDFGRMNKIINLHKEDLDVVVQPAMGWEALNDHLGHEGLFFPPDPGPGAMIGGMIGTGCSGTNAYRYGTMREWVLSLTVVLADGTVIKTRQRPRKSSAGYDLTKLFIGSEGTLGLVTEATLKVTVKPESTSVAVCSFPSIRHAATCVSKVVAQGIPVAAVEILDDNQMKCINDAGMTSRAWTEAATLFFKFAGTPAGVKEQVAQVQGLAKQSGSKTFEFAKSQEEQDELWSARKEALWSTTAVKKPGDHVWTGDVAVPMSKLPDLIEATKEDMAKSGLFASIVGHVGDGNFHTILLYNDAQRAKAEAVVHRMVKKAVEMEGTVTGEHGVGLVKRDYLPHELGESTVDAMRQVRNIAHILK, encoded by the exons ATGGCTTCTCTTCAATTGCGCGCTCAGCGTGCTGCTCTTCGGAGCTTGCGGACACCCACCACAGCTAGTTGTAGAACTATGAGGCTACCTGCGTCTTTCTCCCGCTCTTACGCTACCGAGATCGAGCCCGAAAGGCCGAATAAGAATACCCCCACCCGACAGAGTAACGAGACAAAGGTGGGAAGGACGTTCCAAGGACAGGTTATGGGCAGTATTGGATCTCGATTAAGGCGTGAGCGGGAGCAGAGGGAGAAGTACGAGGAGTGGCGCAACATGACAGATCCTACACGGAACTGGATGGTGACATTTG TCTTCCTCTCGGGCGTTGGTATTTCATACTGGCTTGGTACATATTGGCCAAGAGACCCCGAACCTACGTCGACACTGCCTCTCAACAAGTCCAAAGCTCCCAAGCACAACACGAAACTCGAGAATATGCAGGCTGCCTGGGCCGACTTTGTCAAGATTGTCGGCCAAGACAATGTCAGCACCGCTGAGAACGACCTCGAACACCATGCCACATCCAGTTGGTCCTCTCATCAGGCTGGCCCCGAAGACCGTCCCTTTTGCATTGTCTATCCCTCAAGCACTGAAGAGGTGTCTGAGATTATGAAGGTTTGCCATAAGCGCAAGATTCCCGTTACAGGCTACAGCGGCGGCACCAGTCTCGAAGGTCACTTCACACCTACCCGCAAGGGCATCTCTATCGACTTTGGCCGTATGAACAAAATTATCAACCTTCACAAGGAGGATCTCGATGTCGTTGTCCAGCCTGCGATGGGCTGGGAAGCTCTAAATGACCACCTGGGGCATGAGggtctcttcttccctcccGACCCTGGCCCTGGCGCTATGATTGGAGGCATGATTGGCACTGGGTGCAGTGGCACCAATGCCTATCGCTATGGTACCATGCGCGAGTGGGTTCTCAGCTTGACTGTCGTTCTTGCTGATGGTACTGTCATTAAGACCCGGCAGCGACCTCGCAAGAGCTCTGCTGGCTACGATCTCACGAAGCTGTTTATTGGTTCCGAGGGTACCCTTGGTCTCGTGACTGAGGCTACTCTCAAGGTTACCGTCAAGCCTGAGTCTACCAGCGTCGCTGTCTGCAGTTTCCCCTCGATCCGCCATGCCGCTACTTGTGTGAGCAAGGTTGTGGCCCAGGGCATCCCCGTCGCTGCTGTCGAGATTCTCGACGACAACCAGATGAAGTGCATCAACGATGCCGGAATGACATCACGAGCATGGACAGAGGCAGCCACACTCTTTTTCAAGTTCGCCGGAACTCCCGCCGGTGTCAAGGAGCAGGTTGCCCAAGTGCAGGGGCTCGCTAAGCAGTCTGGCAGCAAGACCTTTGAGTTTGCTaagagccaagaagagcaGGACGAGCTGTGGAGTGCACGAAAGGAGGCTCTCTGGAGTACCACAGCTGTCAAGAAGCCTGGCGACCACGTGTGGACAGGCGATGTTGCTGTGCCCATGAGCAAGCTACCAGATCTGATTGAGGCGACCAAAGAGGATATGGCAAAGAGTGGCCTGTTTGCTTCTATCGTAGGACATGTCGGTGACGGCAACTTCCACACTATTCTGCTGTACAACGATGCTCAGCGTGCAaaggctgaggctgttgTCCATCGcatggtcaagaaggctgttgagatggagggtACCGTAACGGGTGAGCACGGCGTTGGACTTGTCAAGCGGGATTATCTCCCTCATGAGCTTGGCGAGTCTACAGTTGACGCTATGCGACAGGTAAGAAATATTGCCCATATATTGAAATGA
- a CDS encoding D-lactate dehydrogenase (cytochrome) — protein MQAAWADFVKIVGQDNVSTAENDLEHHATSSWSSHQAGPEDRPFCIVYPSSTEEVSEIMKVCHKRKIPVTGYSGGTSLEGHFTPTRKGISIDFGRMNKIINLHKEDLDVVVQPAMGWEALNDHLGHEGLFFPPDPGPGAMIGGMIGTGCSGTNAYRYGTMREWVLSLTVVLADGTVIKTRQRPRKSSAGYDLTKLFIGSEGTLGLVTEATLKVTVKPESTSVAVCSFPSIRHAATCVSKVVAQGIPVAAVEILDDNQMKCINDAGMTSRAWTEAATLFFKFAGTPAGVKEQVAQVQGLAKQSGSKTFEFAKSQEEQDELWSARKEALWSTTAVKKPGDHVWTGDVAVPMSKLPDLIEATKEDMAKSGLFASIVGHVGDGNFHTILLYNDAQRAKAEAVVHRMVKKAVEMEGTVTGEHGVGLVKRDYLPHELGESTVDAMRQIKKAFDPLCLLNCDKVVRVQKPKKGEVDEW, from the exons ATGCAGGCTGCCTGGGCCGACTTTGTCAAGATTGTCGGCCAAGACAATGTCAGCACCGCTGAGAACGACCTCGAACACCATGCCACATCCAGTTGGTCCTCTCATCAGGCTGGCCCCGAAGACCGTCCCTTTTGCATTGTCTATCCCTCAAGCACTGAAGAGGTGTCTGAGATTATGAAGGTTTGCCATAAGCGCAAGATTCCCGTTACAGGCTACAGCGGCGGCACCAGTCTCGAAGGTCACTTCACACCTACCCGCAAGGGCATCTCTATCGACTTTGGCCGTATGAACAAAATTATCAACCTTCACAAGGAGGATCTCGATGTCGTTGTCCAGCCTGCGATGGGCTGGGAAGCTCTAAATGACCACCTGGGGCATGAGggtctcttcttccctcccGACCCTGGCCCTGGCGCTATGATTGGAGGCATGATTGGCACTGGGTGCAGTGGCACCAATGCCTATCGCTATGGTACCATGCGCGAGTGGGTTCTCAGCTTGACTGTCGTTCTTGCTGATGGTACTGTCATTAAGACCCGGCAGCGACCTCGCAAGAGCTCTGCTGGCTACGATCTCACGAAGCTGTTTATTGGTTCCGAGGGTACCCTTGGTCTCGTGACTGAGGCTACTCTCAAGGTTACCGTCAAGCCTGAGTCTACCAGCGTCGCTGTCTGCAGTTTCCCCTCGATCCGCCATGCCGCTACTTGTGTGAGCAAGGTTGTGGCCCAGGGCATCCCCGTCGCTGCTGTCGAGATTCTCGACGACAACCAGATGAAGTGCATCAACGATGCCGGAATGACATCACGAGCATGGACAGAGGCAGCCACACTCTTTTTCAAGTTCGCCGGAACTCCCGCCGGTGTCAAGGAGCAGGTTGCCCAAGTGCAGGGGCTCGCTAAGCAGTCTGGCAGCAAGACCTTTGAGTTTGCTaagagccaagaagagcaGGACGAGCTGTGGAGTGCACGAAAGGAGGCTCTCTGGAGTACCACAGCTGTCAAGAAGCCTGGCGACCACGTGTGGACAGGCGATGTTGCTGTGCCCATGAGCAAGCTACCAGATCTGATTGAGGCGACCAAAGAGGATATGGCAAAGAGTGGCCTGTTTGCTTCTATCGTAGGACATGTCGGTGACGGCAACTTCCACACTATTCTGCTGTACAACGATGCTCAGCGTGCAaaggctgaggctgttgTCCATCGcatggtcaagaaggctgttgagatggagggtACCGTAACGGGTGAGCACGGCGTTGGACTTGTCAAGCGGGATTATCTCCCTCATGAGCTTGGCGAGTCTACAGTTGACGCTATGCGACAG atcaagaaggccttTGATCCTCTATGTTTGCTCAACTGTGACAAGGTTGTGCGGGTACAAAAACccaagaagggagaggtCGACGAGTGGTAG
- a CDS encoding hypothetical protein (At least one base has a quality score < 10): MDKLINAAKDYLDDDKDKRQEHQQQGHGQQQGYGGQDQGYGQQQGYGQQQGYGQQESQYGQQQQYPPAGGIQSQGGGGSSSFLGGNVDFDNAKEEAHQKAGSSGDKDLFGSILGSLGQKQNKLADEDLDEEDAIKQHKNTYNNDDSQQDSKSLGTAAAMQALKMFTQGQGQSSTGANSQTAFLGLALAEASKLFDNKAASGKVSEGTSKESVIQQAGEVAFKMYLKNQAGAGGQQGGASGLMGLASKFLAK, from the exons ATGGATAAGCTCATCAACGCCGCTAAGGATTATCTTGACGACGACAAGGACAAGCGTCAGG aacaccagcagcaaggGCATGGACAGCAGCAGGGCTACGGAGGCCAAGACCAGGGCTATGGCCAACAACAAGGCTATGGCCAGCAGCAAGGTTACGGACAACAAGAGAGCCAGTACggccagcaacagcagtaCCCTCCTGCCGGTGGCATCC AGTCTCAGGGTGGCGGTGGCTCTTCCAGCTTCCTTGGTGGAAACGTCGACTTTGACAACGCCAAGGAGGAAGCCCATCAGAAAGCCGGATCTTCTGGTGACAAGGATCTCTTTGGAAGCATTCTAGGATCTCTCGGACAGAAGCAGAACAAGCTTGCTGATGAGGACCTCGATGAGGAAG ATGCCATCAAGCAGCACAAGAACACCTACAACAACGACGACTCCCAGCAAGACAGCAAGAGTCTGGGTACCGCTGCTGCTATGCAAGCTCTCAAGATGTTCACCCAGGGCCAGGGCCAGAGCAGCACTGGTGCCAACAGTCAGACTGCGTTCTTGGGACTTGCCTTGGCCGAGGCTAGTAAG CTCTTTGACAACAAGGCCGCATCAGGCAAGGTATCCGAGGGCACGAGCAAGGAGAGCGTCATCCAGCAGGCTGGTGAAGTCGCTTTCAAGATGTACCTCAAGAACCAGGCCGGTGCTGGTGGACAGCAGGGTGGCGCTTCCGGTCTTATGGGTCTTGCTTCTAAGTTCCTGGCTAAATAA
- a CDS encoding cutinase palindrome-binding protein yields the protein MSHGPPPPPPPPQGAPHPNNFNNFYGFNLDIGSFPDMTGGQMGADGQDNDLMAMLDNSILGGITDIPMNIESADDSNMSGSFGNGQSTTEESVVRAENQFNTAANNVPGAGPLPAGAFAQMNLAGASTLTEFTKRRNWPAKVVEELRDFLQILDANGRIKYASPSILQVTGYSVEEIQDVFLKDLIHPDDQGVFVAELNESIASGNPLRLFYRFKKKDAEYAIFETVGHAHIAGAKFAPNPNNQSPFCQAVFMMARPYPTKNAGLLDSFLEHKIENERLKRRIAELRREEEAENDEAQKQWLQSQEGRSDMTPSEGTGVSSGTFYRPVSERGMTEADRAALNKALTRENLEGSVAGGRQDSLKDKMARYEGASHTDTIEMLTGLRYIEGERSRGITTGNASPTLIKGDAGIAIPMERDPRTGDKKKKLKTSEEYVCTDCGTLDSPEWRKGPQGPKTLCNACGLRWAKREKKRTSTSHPPTVDQSV from the exons ATGTCCCACGgaccacctccaccaccacctccgccCCAGGGCGCCCCTCATCCGAACAACTTCAACAATTTCTACGGTTTCAACCTCGATATCGGTTCTTTCCCCGACATGACTGGTGGCCAG ATGGGCGCTGATGGTCAGGACAACGATCTTATGGCCATGCTCGATAATAGTATACTCGGCGGCATAACAGACATTCCAATGAACATCGAATCCGCAGATGACTCCAACATGAGCGGCTCTTTCGGCAACGGGCAATCGACAACAGAAGAGTCTGTCGTGAGAGCTGAAAATCAATTCAACACAGCAGCCAACAATGTTCCTGGCGCAGGGCCCCTCCCTGCTGGCGCGTTTGCTCAGATGAATCTTGCTGGCGCCAGCACCCTTACTGAGTTCACCAAGCGAAGAAATTGGCCCGCCAAGGTTGTAGAAGAGCTCAGAGACTTTTTACAGATTCTCGATGCGAACGGTCGCATTAAGTACGCATCACCTAGCATTCTCCAGGTCACTGGATACAGTGTAGAGGAGATCCAAGATGTATTTCTGAAAGACTTGATCCACCCAGACGACCAAGGTGTTTTCGTCGCAGAACTCAACGAATCCATCGCATCAGGCAACCCGCTACGACTTTTTTACCGTTTCAAAAAGAAGGACGCCGAATATGCGATTTTTGAGACTGTCGGCCATGCTCACATTGCTGGCGCCAAGTTCGCCCCCAATCCAAATAACCAGTCACCCTTCTGCCAGGCCGTGTTCATGATGGCGCGACCATATCCCACCAAAAACGCTGGACTTTTAGACTCTTTCCTTGAGCATAAGATCGAAAATGAACGATTAAAGCGCCGTATCGCCGAGCTCCGTCGTGAAGAGGAGGCCGAAAACGACGAGGCGCAGAAGCAGTGGCTGCAGAGTCAAGAGGGTCGCTCAGACATGACACCATCTGAAGGAACCGGCGTCTCCTCGGGAACCTTTTACCGCCCGGTTAGCGAAAGAGGAATGACAGAAGCCGATCGAGCAGCTCTCAATAAAGCTCTTACACGCGAGAATCTCGAAGGCTCAGTCGCAGGTGGTCGACAGGATTCGCTGAAGGATAAGATGGCACGTTACGAAGGGGCATCGCACACAGACACGATTGAGATGTTGACGGGATTGCGATACATCGAGGGCGAACGAAGCCGGGGAATTACGACTGGTAATGCTAGCCCGACCCTGATCAAGGGCGATGCAGGAATTGCAATTCCGATGGAGCGGGACCCTCGAACAGGCgataaaaagaagaagctcaagacgTCTGAGGAATATGTGTGTACGGACTGTG GCACCCTGGACTCACCGGAATGGAGAAAGGGACCCCAAGGACCGAAGACATTATGCAACGCCTGCGGTTTACGCTGGGCcaagagggagaagaagagaaccAGCACCAGTCATCCTCCTACGGTGGATCAATCTGTATAA
- a CDS encoding cutinase palindrome-binding protein, which translates to MGADGQDNDLMAMLDNSILGGITDIPMNIESADDSNMSGSFGNGQSTTEESVVRAENQFNTAANNVPGAGPLPAGAFAQMNLAGASTLTEFTKRRNWPAKVVEELRDFLQILDANGRIKYASPSILQVTGYSVEEIQDVFLKDLIHPDDQGVFVAELNESIASGNPLRLFYRFKKKDAEYAIFETVGHAHIAGAKFAPNPNNQSPFCQAVFMMARPYPTKNAGLLDSFLEHKIENERLKRRIAELRREEEAENDEAQKQWLQSQEGRSDMTPSEGTGVSSGTFYRPVSERGMTEADRAALNKALTRENLEGSVAGGRQDSLKDKMARYEGASHTDTIEMLTGLRYIEGERSRGITTGNASPTLIKGDAGIAIPMERDPRTGDKKKKLKTSEEYVCTDCGTLDSPEWRKGPQGPKTLCNACGLRWAKREKKRTSTSHPPTVDQSV; encoded by the exons ATGGGCGCTGATGGTCAGGACAACGATCTTATGGCCATGCTCGATAATAGTATACTCGGCGGCATAACAGACATTCCAATGAACATCGAATCCGCAGATGACTCCAACATGAGCGGCTCTTTCGGCAACGGGCAATCGACAACAGAAGAGTCTGTCGTGAGAGCTGAAAATCAATTCAACACAGCAGCCAACAATGTTCCTGGCGCAGGGCCCCTCCCTGCTGGCGCGTTTGCTCAGATGAATCTTGCTGGCGCCAGCACCCTTACTGAGTTCACCAAGCGAAGAAATTGGCCCGCCAAGGTTGTAGAAGAGCTCAGAGACTTTTTACAGATTCTCGATGCGAACGGTCGCATTAAGTACGCATCACCTAGCATTCTCCAGGTCACTGGATACAGTGTAGAGGAGATCCAAGATGTATTTCTGAAAGACTTGATCCACCCAGACGACCAAGGTGTTTTCGTCGCAGAACTCAACGAATCCATCGCATCAGGCAACCCGCTACGACTTTTTTACCGTTTCAAAAAGAAGGACGCCGAATATGCGATTTTTGAGACTGTCGGCCATGCTCACATTGCTGGCGCCAAGTTCGCCCCCAATCCAAATAACCAGTCACCCTTCTGCCAGGCCGTGTTCATGATGGCGCGACCATATCCCACCAAAAACGCTGGACTTTTAGACTCTTTCCTTGAGCATAAGATCGAAAATGAACGATTAAAGCGCCGTATCGCCGAGCTCCGTCGTGAAGAGGAGGCCGAAAACGACGAGGCGCAGAAGCAGTGGCTGCAGAGTCAAGAGGGTCGCTCAGACATGACACCATCTGAAGGAACCGGCGTCTCCTCGGGAACCTTTTACCGCCCGGTTAGCGAAAGAGGAATGACAGAAGCCGATCGAGCAGCTCTCAATAAAGCTCTTACACGCGAGAATCTCGAAGGCTCAGTCGCAGGTGGTCGACAGGATTCGCTGAAGGATAAGATGGCACGTTACGAAGGGGCATCGCACACAGACACGATTGAGATGTTGACGGGATTGCGATACATCGAGGGCGAACGAAGCCGGGGAATTACGACTGGTAATGCTAGCCCGACCCTGATCAAGGGCGATGCAGGAATTGCAATTCCGATGGAGCGGGACCCTCGAACAGGCgataaaaagaagaagctcaagacgTCTGAGGAATATGTGTGTACGGACTGTG GCACCCTGGACTCACCGGAATGGAGAAAGGGACCCCAAGGACCGAAGACATTATGCAACGCCTGCGGTTTACGCTGGGCcaagagggagaagaagagaaccAGCACCAGTCATCCTCCTACGGTGGATCAATCTGTATAA